The Bernardetia litoralis DSM 6794 genome includes a window with the following:
- a CDS encoding RluA family pseudouridine synthase, with the protein MKRYKLSDLVIFENDDYLIVEKPPFLSSLDERLGNAMNLLQIVRTELPEAKLGHRLDKETSGAVAIAKHFEAYRHLSIQFQERQVEKVYHAIAVGVHDFKEEAVEVPLHKMKNGLSAVNYKQGKPSLTFFSTLEAFRHYTLLECRPITGRLHQIRVHAQVLGAPLVADKAYGGKDLFLSEIKRKKFNLKKWEEELPLMQRVALHAKELGFKGLNGEDIKAVTKYPKDFSALLRQLGKFDM; encoded by the coding sequence ATGAAACGTTACAAACTCTCTGACCTTGTTATTTTTGAAAACGACGATTATTTAATTGTTGAGAAACCTCCTTTTTTGTCTTCTTTAGATGAACGCTTAGGAAATGCCATGAATCTTTTACAGATTGTCAGAACAGAACTTCCAGAAGCAAAACTGGGACACCGTTTGGATAAGGAAACAAGTGGAGCAGTTGCGATAGCGAAGCATTTTGAAGCCTATCGTCATCTTTCTATTCAGTTTCAAGAACGCCAAGTAGAAAAGGTTTATCACGCTATTGCTGTTGGAGTTCACGATTTTAAGGAGGAAGCTGTTGAAGTTCCTTTGCACAAAATGAAAAATGGACTTTCAGCCGTCAATTACAAACAAGGCAAGCCTTCACTTACATTTTTCTCTACTTTGGAGGCTTTTCGTCATTATACACTTTTGGAATGTCGTCCGATTACAGGGCGTTTGCATCAAATTCGTGTTCATGCACAAGTATTAGGTGCGCCTTTGGTGGCTGATAAAGCGTATGGAGGAAAGGATTTATTTTTGTCAGAAATCAAACGTAAAAAATTCAATCTTAAAAAGTGGGAAGAAGAACTTCCTTTGATGCAACGTGTGGCTCTTCATGCAAAAGAATTAGGTTTTAAAGGACTTAATGGAGAAGATATAAAAGCAGTAACCAAATATCCAAAAGATTTTAGTGCGCTTTTAAGACAATTAGGGAAATTTGATATGTAG
- a CDS encoding SixA phosphatase family protein has product MKTLILIRHAKSSWKDETLPDRERPLNTRGKNDAPLMGQILFEKNIIPDLVLSSSAKRAKKTAEKIFFDVYGFMESQVHLTDDLYFTGVPFHMRIINTLLDTKNIVVLVGHNPDFNGLVDFLGEEDVQEMPTSGVYCLDFDVNSWSEVTRHSGKIRFFEYPKKYKMS; this is encoded by the coding sequence ATGAAGACACTTATACTTATACGACACGCCAAATCTTCGTGGAAAGACGAAACTTTGCCAGACCGTGAACGCCCATTGAATACAAGAGGAAAAAATGATGCTCCTCTGATGGGACAAATTTTATTTGAGAAAAATATTATTCCAGATTTGGTTTTGTCTAGCTCTGCCAAGCGAGCAAAAAAAACGGCAGAGAAGATTTTTTTTGATGTCTATGGATTTATGGAAAGTCAAGTTCATTTGACTGACGACCTTTATTTTACAGGTGTTCCTTTTCATATGCGAATCATAAATACACTTTTAGATACAAAAAATATCGTTGTTCTTGTTGGTCATAATCCTGATTTTAATGGTTTAGTAGATTTTCTGGGAGAAGAAGATGTGCAAGAAATGCCTACAAGTGGAGTTTATTGTTTGGATTTTGATGTAAATTCATGGTCTGAAGTAACAAGGCATTCAGGAAAAATTCGTTTCTTTGAATATCCTAAAAAGTATAAAATGAGTTAA
- a CDS encoding DUF4097 family beta strand repeat-containing protein → MKNLHKSQFVILTFLLLCIGFLIPLSEANATKYQPKEEKQKVVKATFKVNSDELLTISNKYGNINFTNHDKNEVSIHVTILAWARSDKEAQKILDRIEIDQDHDSESITFETQIEESRGGYSSSNREGFEINYEVKIPKKINLDIENKFGSVTLADLQGKLNLELQHGNFNAHNLSGMRHSINITFGNFSVDEISSADIEVAHGSINIDKSTTDLKIESKHSNIRIDDANVLEIEAKHGNMRIGTVTKIRGDNAFGRIEIRKVLKYAVLELRHGNCQIEQIVKGFDKIEVENAHGSIELRFDSDAKFQFEASTTHGSIRNSISNTTIQREEDEDYEQILEGKTNGGGNGKVYVTNQHGSIRLEER, encoded by the coding sequence ATGAAAAATTTACATAAAAGTCAGTTTGTTATACTTACCTTTCTTTTGCTTTGCATCGGATTTTTGATTCCATTATCAGAAGCAAATGCAACCAAATATCAGCCAAAGGAAGAAAAACAAAAAGTAGTCAAGGCAACCTTCAAAGTCAATTCAGATGAATTGCTTACTATTTCTAATAAATATGGAAATATCAATTTTACCAATCATGATAAAAATGAAGTTTCTATTCATGTTACAATCTTAGCGTGGGCAAGAAGCGACAAAGAAGCTCAAAAGATTTTGGATAGAATAGAAATAGACCAAGACCATGATTCTGAAAGTATAACTTTTGAAACTCAAATTGAAGAGTCAAGAGGAGGTTATAGCTCATCAAATAGAGAAGGTTTTGAAATAAATTATGAGGTCAAGATTCCAAAAAAAATAAATCTAGATATAGAAAATAAATTTGGTTCAGTTACACTTGCTGACCTTCAAGGCAAATTAAATCTTGAATTACAGCATGGTAATTTTAATGCTCATAATTTATCAGGAATGCGCCATTCTATCAATATAACTTTTGGAAATTTTTCTGTTGATGAGATAAGTTCGGCAGATATAGAAGTAGCTCATGGAAGTATTAATATTGATAAAAGTACTACTGATTTAAAAATTGAAAGCAAGCATTCTAATATTAGAATTGATGACGCAAATGTTTTGGAAATAGAAGCCAAACACGGAAATATGAGAATAGGAACAGTTACCAAAATTAGAGGAGATAATGCTTTTGGAAGAATAGAAATACGAAAAGTACTAAAATATGCTGTTTTAGAATTAAGACATGGAAACTGTCAAATCGAACAGATAGTGAAGGGATTTGATAAAATAGAAGTAGAAAATGCGCACGGCTCAATAGAATTACGCTTTGATTCGGATGCAAAGTTTCAATTTGAAGCATCGACAACTCATGGAAGTATCAGAAATTCAATATCAAATACAACCATTCAGAGAGAAGAAGATGAAGATTATGAACAAATATTAGAAGGCAAAACAAACGGAGGTGGAAATGGAAAAGTGTATGTAACCAATCAGCATGGAAGCATTCGTTTAGAAGAACGTTAG
- a CDS encoding glycosyltransferase has product MKKKTIKFLVPYPYDIAPGQRFRYEQYLKTLKENNFDYELLSFLDEETNSILYKKGHTLKKITGVLKGFLRRFWHIFKARNADFIFVYREATPVGFPYVEWILTKILNRKLIYDFDDAIWIPATSSQNKLVAFLKSPDKVKQVCNWSYKISVGNEYLQKNANQFANSTTKAVLNPTTIDLVKKHNLLHQHNLDKKPIIGWTGSHSTLIYLEMIIPILKELEQKYDFVFRVICNQNPNLDTENNLKSFEFVRWNKETEIKDLSELDIGIMPLTADAWAEGKCGFKALQYMALGVPAVISPIGVNKKIIKHNENGFLADTENEWKKYLSFLLENPQKREEMGALALKTIQNEYSVQSNTENFLGLFK; this is encoded by the coding sequence ATGAAAAAAAAGACAATCAAATTTCTTGTTCCTTATCCTTACGATATTGCCCCTGGTCAGCGTTTTCGTTATGAGCAGTATTTAAAAACCCTCAAAGAAAATAACTTTGACTATGAATTATTATCTTTTTTAGATGAAGAAACAAATTCTATCCTCTATAAAAAAGGACATACTTTAAAAAAAATAACAGGCGTATTGAAAGGTTTTTTAAGGCGTTTTTGGCATATTTTTAAAGCTAGAAATGCAGATTTTATTTTTGTATATCGTGAAGCTACGCCTGTTGGTTTTCCGTATGTAGAATGGATTTTGACAAAAATATTAAATAGAAAACTGATTTATGATTTTGATGATGCAATTTGGATTCCTGCCACTTCTTCTCAAAATAAATTGGTTGCCTTTCTCAAATCGCCTGATAAAGTAAAACAGGTTTGTAATTGGTCGTACAAAATAAGTGTAGGAAATGAATATTTACAAAAAAATGCTAATCAATTTGCAAACTCTACTACAAAAGCAGTTTTGAATCCAACAACGATTGATTTAGTAAAAAAACATAATCTTTTACATCAACATAATCTTGACAAAAAACCAATTATTGGTTGGACAGGTTCACATTCTACGCTGATTTATTTGGAAATGATTATTCCTATTTTGAAAGAATTAGAACAAAAATATGATTTTGTTTTTCGTGTTATCTGCAATCAAAACCCAAATTTGGATACAGAGAATAATTTAAAAAGTTTTGAATTTGTAAGATGGAATAAAGAAACTGAAATAAAAGATTTATCAGAATTAGATATTGGAATTATGCCACTTACAGCCGATGCATGGGCAGAGGGAAAATGTGGTTTTAAAGCCTTGCAATATATGGCTTTGGGTGTTCCTGCTGTAATTTCTCCGATTGGTGTCAATAAAAAAATTATAAAGCACAACGAAAATGGTTTTCTAGCAGATACAGAAAATGAATGGAAAAAGTATTTATCATTTCTTTTAGAAAATCCACAAAAAAGAGAGGAAATGGGAGCTTTAGCATTAAAAACTATTCAAAATGAATATTCTGTACAATCAAATACAGAGAATTTTTTGGGCTTGTTTAAATAG
- a CDS encoding RNA polymerase sigma factor has product MSNPTVDTNYEEPNAELIEKVRLGSQKAQYQLYEKYVRAMYHVCVRIVGKGHEAEEVLQDSFVRAFMRIEEYRGDAAFGAWLKRIVINTSINFLQKKKIDLVSLDEMLVEPAFEDDCENDFAEINIHTGISEKNIKHNSEVSRVKEAINKLSDGYRIVLSLYLFEGYDHQEIGEILGISSSTSKSQYSRAKKRLRTML; this is encoded by the coding sequence ATGTCTAATCCCACTGTTGATACCAATTACGAAGAACCCAATGCCGAGCTTATTGAGAAAGTTAGGCTGGGAAGTCAGAAGGCGCAATACCAACTCTACGAAAAGTACGTCAGAGCAATGTATCATGTCTGTGTCAGAATTGTGGGCAAAGGACACGAAGCTGAAGAAGTGTTACAAGATTCTTTTGTGAGAGCATTTATGCGAATTGAAGAATATCGTGGCGATGCAGCTTTTGGAGCTTGGCTCAAACGCATTGTTATTAATACTTCAATTAATTTTTTACAAAAGAAGAAAATTGATTTGGTTTCTTTAGATGAAATGCTTGTTGAACCAGCTTTTGAAGATGATTGTGAAAATGATTTTGCAGAAATAAATATTCATACAGGAATTTCTGAAAAAAACATTAAACACAATTCAGAAGTCAGCCGAGTAAAAGAAGCTATCAATAAATTATCTGATGGTTATCGAATTGTTCTTAGTTTATATCTTTTTGAAGGCTACGACCATCAAGAAATTGGAGAAATATTAGGAATTTCTAGTTCTACTTCAAAATCTCAATACAGTAGAGCAAAAAAGAGATTACGAACAATGTTATAG
- a CDS encoding HAMP domain-containing protein, with protein MRLRTKLFAGLMVLFVVISLLAIVGGYAVYKLDKNSEGILVDNFISIGYTVEMLNSLDETRQAQQIMLHNSDYSSQIAANYKKAKANFEDNFELQAANTTEQDEAKLVAKLYEEYKEYISAFETSQDKNNLSINLYNKKIEPAYQTTKNQILGIYTLNKNAVLARSLYSKELANNNSLFIITLGLLSVGLTFGFILYFPIYITRPLVRLEEKLQAVSNYDYSQQLQIKSTDELGLLASTFNIMVNRLKEYEVSSVAKLMYRNKHTQAVMNQLQEGVLVLDENLKVVAINDLLAHLMQVGKPKNWMGKYAPDMALKSNLMRKLIAPTLKPRSIDNHTLQPSENLISEQNKEEYTRTLRIEAHGEEYVYQVTQQTFYTDTKGNKQFAGYIITVKEVKNKQPQISHMQTNSFLNQLEYNLVEWKNNEENEKSLQRINQLINTTQKFNRTLNGRLNITH; from the coding sequence ATGCGTTTGCGTACCAAGCTATTTGCTGGATTAATGGTATTGTTTGTAGTTATTTCACTACTTGCAATCGTTGGTGGGTATGCTGTATATAAATTAGATAAAAATTCTGAAGGAATTTTGGTAGATAATTTTATTTCAATAGGTTATACTGTCGAAATGCTCAATTCTCTTGATGAAACAAGACAAGCTCAACAAATTATGTTGCATAATTCTGATTACTCTTCCCAAATAGCAGCTAATTATAAAAAAGCAAAAGCAAATTTTGAAGATAACTTTGAACTGCAAGCAGCAAACACTACTGAGCAAGATGAAGCAAAATTAGTAGCAAAATTGTATGAAGAATATAAAGAGTATATATCTGCTTTTGAAACTTCACAAGACAAAAATAACTTGTCTATAAACCTTTATAATAAAAAAATAGAGCCTGCTTACCAAACAACTAAAAACCAAATTTTAGGTATTTATACACTCAATAAAAATGCAGTATTGGCTCGTAGTCTATATTCTAAAGAACTTGCTAATAATAATTCTTTATTTATTATTACTCTAGGTTTGCTTAGTGTGGGACTTACATTTGGGTTTATTTTATATTTTCCAATCTATATTACAAGACCTCTTGTCCGATTGGAAGAAAAGTTACAGGCTGTTTCTAATTATGATTACTCCCAACAATTACAGATAAAATCAACTGACGAACTAGGCTTGCTTGCATCTACATTTAATATAATGGTAAATCGTTTAAAGGAATATGAAGTGTCTTCAGTAGCCAAACTCATGTACAGAAATAAGCATACACAAGCTGTCATGAATCAGTTGCAAGAAGGCGTATTGGTATTAGATGAGAACTTGAAAGTAGTTGCTATTAATGACTTGTTAGCACATTTGATGCAGGTAGGAAAGCCTAAGAACTGGATGGGAAAATATGCGCCTGATATGGCACTGAAAAGTAATTTGATGAGAAAACTTATTGCACCAACTCTAAAACCTCGTTCTATTGATAATCATACATTACAACCTTCTGAAAATCTAATCAGTGAACAAAACAAAGAAGAATACACACGTACTTTGCGTATAGAAGCCCATGGGGAAGAGTATGTTTATCAAGTAACCCAACAAACATTTTATACAGATACAAAGGGAAACAAACAATTTGCTGGTTATATTATTACTGTAAAGGAAGTTAAGAATAAACAACCTCAAATTAGTCACATGCAAACTAATTCTTTCCTCAATCAACTAGAGTATAATTTAGTAGAATGGAAAAATAATGAAGAAAATGAAAAATCTCTTCAACGCATAAATCAACTTATAAATACTACTCAAAAATTTAATAGGACTTTGAATGGAAGGCTCAATATTACTCATTGA
- a CDS encoding sigma-54-dependent transcriptional regulator — translation MEGSILLIDDEEQLLKLFTRTLKLEGYEVTQAKNIAEAFKALEKNDFELILTDVKLPDGDGVEATKTYKEKYPNTEIIVITAYGTIKDGVQAIQNGAFNYLTKGDDNDRLLPLVANGVEKARLQQRLNRITDKAQSNHDFSAVIGESESLKQSITLAKRVAPTLTTVLLTGETGTGKEVFAHAIHYESDRAKEPFVALNCSAFAPHLLESELFGYKAGAFTGANKDKRGLLEEGHKGTVFLDEIGEMPLELQAKILRFLETGEFIKVGDTKVTKIQTRIIAATNRELLKEVEENKFRLDLYYRLAVFQIHLPPLIERGRDIELLARFFIKHLSAKMGKKSPIIDQDFIEKLQTYTWKGNVRELKNVIERAVIMADDVLTPNVLLFGQTGTTNGSTITPLTSLAEVEKHHMKRVLAHTENNKSETAKILGIGLTTLYRKMQEYELEK, via the coding sequence ATGGAAGGCTCAATATTACTCATTGATGATGAAGAACAATTACTAAAACTCTTCACAAGAACATTAAAGCTAGAAGGATATGAAGTTACACAGGCTAAAAACATTGCAGAAGCATTTAAGGCATTAGAAAAAAATGACTTTGAACTTATTCTGACTGATGTAAAGTTGCCTGATGGGGATGGTGTAGAAGCTACCAAAACCTACAAAGAAAAATATCCGAATACAGAAATAATAGTCATTACGGCTTATGGCACTATAAAAGATGGTGTGCAAGCTATTCAAAATGGAGCGTTCAATTATCTCACAAAAGGTGATGATAATGATCGCCTTTTGCCTTTGGTTGCTAATGGAGTTGAAAAAGCAAGATTACAACAACGCTTAAATAGAATTACAGACAAAGCACAGAGTAATCATGATTTTAGTGCTGTCATAGGAGAATCAGAAAGTCTAAAACAATCTATTACATTAGCCAAAAGAGTTGCACCAACACTCACAACAGTACTTCTGACAGGAGAAACAGGAACAGGAAAAGAAGTTTTTGCACATGCTATTCATTATGAAAGTGATAGAGCAAAAGAGCCTTTTGTTGCTCTTAATTGTAGTGCTTTTGCTCCTCATCTGTTAGAATCAGAACTTTTTGGTTATAAAGCAGGAGCTTTTACAGGAGCTAATAAAGATAAACGTGGGCTTTTGGAAGAAGGACATAAAGGAACTGTTTTTTTAGATGAAATTGGTGAAATGCCACTTGAGTTGCAAGCAAAAATATTACGTTTTCTAGAAACGGGCGAGTTTATAAAAGTAGGAGATACAAAGGTTACAAAGATTCAAACACGAATTATTGCAGCCACCAACCGAGAATTATTAAAGGAAGTAGAAGAAAACAAATTTCGTTTAGATTTATACTATCGTTTGGCTGTTTTTCAAATTCATTTGCCACCACTTATAGAACGTGGAAGGGATATTGAGCTTTTAGCACGTTTTTTTATCAAACATCTGTCTGCCAAAATGGGAAAGAAAAGTCCTATTATTGACCAAGATTTTATCGAAAAATTACAAACATATACTTGGAAAGGAAATGTAAGAGAGCTTAAAAATGTCATTGAAAGAGCTGTTATTATGGCTGATGATGTACTTACTCCAAATGTTTTGTTATTTGGTCAAACAGGCACAACTAATGGAAGTACTATCACACCACTTACAAGCCTTGCCGAAGTAGAAAAGCATCACATGAAACGAGTATTAGCCCATACAGAAAATAATAAATCTGAAACAGCAAAAATATTAGGAATTGGACTAACAACACTATACAGAAAAATGCAAGAGTATGAATTGGAAAAGTAA
- a CDS encoding WD40/YVTN/BNR-like repeat-containing protein, protein MKRYFLTFLTTALFTSSVIAQDIQLEFTKTENRINSQNESIKKLEDSWLKNVPIKSIGPTIMSGRVADIEVNPNNPTEFLAAFASGGLWYTNTNGTSFTPLFQNQRVMSIGDIAVNWENSTIWVGTGEKNSSRSSYSGDGVYVSYNMGKTWEHKSDTELNESQHIGRIILHPTDKNTLWVAALGHLYSKNKERGVYKTTDGGKTWKKTLFVDENTGAVDLIIDPKNPNILYTATWQRHRAAWDFEEAGIGSGIYRSDDAGENWTKLTTKESGFLVSEGIGRIGLTISKANPDWIYACLDNQDRKPKAKETNKTQKTKLSGEALLTMTKEQFLKIPDAELTEYLRKNRFPKKYNTTFVKTQIKEGKIQPKALVEFLGDANSRLFDTPVKGLEVYLSKDKGKTWQKTHEGSIDEVVYSYGYYFGEIRVSQINPKKLYVLGVPLITSDDGGKNWKSINKDNVHADHQALWLNPKKDGHLINGNDGGINITYNDGKTWSKQNSIPVGQFYSVATDRAEPYNVYGGLQDNGVWTASHEYEYSNSWQEEGNYPYKRLLGGDGMQVEIDFRDNNTVYTCYQFGNCFKIDKTTSERNYITPSHELGQKPFRFNWQTPLHLSKHQENILYMGSNYVHRSFDQGKTWETISEDLTRGKNSKGAKNGDVAYNTLTSIDESALRFGLLYVGSDDGMVHVSKDAGFSWENISQNYLKEFPKYKNFWVSRVIASQHKMERVYITLNGYRFDNFESIIFVSNDFGKTWTQIGKDLPLESVNVIREDSKTENLLFVGTDHNLYASLDAGISFMPLGKDFPRVAVHDLSVQPVANHLVVGTHGRSLFVIDIAPLQSLSATKNTEKSFFLQKDKVKYNKNWGRNYWSKWAGNYEPNEEDKQFIFFAPKKSNAEIRILDKNNMILHSEKLEANKGLNYWNYDLTINEEAAKKISKSLSTKAKTFIISKSDNEKYYLPISSYKIVLIENGKTTELPFEIVEK, encoded by the coding sequence ATGAAAAGATATTTCCTTACTTTTTTAACTACTGCTTTATTTACAAGCTCAGTAATAGCTCAAGATATTCAATTAGAATTTACAAAAACCGAAAACAGAATTAATTCTCAAAATGAAAGTATAAAAAAGTTAGAAGATTCTTGGCTCAAAAATGTACCTATAAAATCAATAGGACCAACAATTATGAGTGGACGAGTTGCTGATATTGAAGTTAATCCAAATAATCCAACTGAGTTTTTGGCTGCTTTTGCTTCTGGTGGACTTTGGTACACCAACACAAACGGAACTTCTTTTACGCCTTTATTTCAAAATCAAAGAGTAATGTCAATTGGAGATATTGCTGTAAACTGGGAAAATTCTACTATTTGGGTCGGAACGGGTGAAAAAAACTCTTCTCGTTCGTCTTATTCTGGAGATGGAGTTTATGTGTCTTACAATATGGGCAAAACATGGGAACACAAAAGCGATACAGAACTTAATGAATCTCAACATATTGGTAGAATAATTTTACATCCAACCGACAAAAATACTCTTTGGGTAGCTGCATTAGGTCATTTATATTCCAAAAATAAAGAAAGAGGAGTTTATAAAACTACTGATGGAGGCAAAACATGGAAAAAGACACTTTTTGTAGATGAAAACACAGGCGCAGTTGATTTAATTATTGACCCAAAAAATCCAAATATTCTTTATACAGCAACTTGGCAAAGACATAGAGCAGCTTGGGATTTTGAAGAAGCAGGAATAGGAAGTGGAATTTATCGTTCTGATGATGCTGGTGAAAATTGGACAAAACTGACTACAAAAGAAAGTGGGTTTCTTGTTTCGGAAGGAATTGGAAGAATTGGTTTGACTATTTCAAAAGCAAATCCTGATTGGATTTATGCATGTTTGGATAATCAGGATAGAAAACCAAAAGCCAAAGAAACAAACAAAACTCAAAAAACGAAACTTTCAGGAGAGGCTCTATTAACAATGACTAAAGAGCAATTTTTGAAAATCCCTGATGCTGAACTAACAGAATATTTGAGGAAAAATCGTTTTCCAAAAAAATATAATACAACTTTTGTAAAAACTCAAATCAAAGAAGGAAAAATTCAGCCAAAAGCATTAGTAGAATTTTTGGGCGATGCTAATTCTCGTTTATTTGATACACCTGTAAAAGGTTTAGAAGTTTATTTATCAAAAGATAAAGGCAAAACATGGCAAAAAACACATGAAGGAAGTATTGACGAAGTAGTTTATTCGTATGGTTATTATTTTGGAGAAATAAGAGTTTCTCAAATTAATCCAAAAAAATTGTATGTATTAGGTGTGCCACTGATTACAAGCGATGATGGAGGCAAAAATTGGAAAAGCATAAATAAGGATAATGTTCATGCAGACCATCAAGCATTGTGGCTGAATCCAAAAAAAGACGGTCATTTAATAAATGGAAATGATGGAGGAATAAATATTACTTACAATGATGGCAAAACGTGGTCAAAACAAAATTCAATTCCTGTTGGTCAGTTTTATAGTGTTGCAACGGACAGAGCAGAGCCGTATAATGTTTATGGTGGTTTGCAAGATAATGGCGTTTGGACAGCTTCACATGAATACGAATATTCAAATTCTTGGCAAGAAGAAGGCAATTATCCATACAAAAGACTTTTAGGAGGTGACGGAATGCAAGTTGAAATTGATTTTAGAGATAATAATACTGTTTATACGTGTTATCAATTTGGAAATTGTTTTAAGATTGATAAAACTACATCAGAAAGAAATTATATTACACCTTCTCATGAGCTAGGACAAAAACCATTTCGTTTCAACTGGCAAACACCTTTGCACCTTTCAAAACATCAGGAAAATATCTTGTATATGGGTTCAAATTATGTACATCGCTCTTTTGACCAAGGAAAAACATGGGAAACTATTTCAGAAGATTTAACTAGAGGTAAAAATTCAAAAGGTGCAAAAAATGGAGATGTAGCCTATAATACTTTGACTTCTATTGATGAGTCTGCGTTGCGTTTTGGGCTTTTGTATGTTGGTTCTGATGATGGAATGGTTCATGTGAGCAAAGATGCAGGTTTTAGTTGGGAAAATATTTCACAAAACTATCTCAAAGAGTTTCCAAAATATAAGAACTTTTGGGTAAGTCGTGTAATTGCTTCACAACACAAAATGGAGCGAGTTTATATTACTTTGAATGGTTATCGTTTTGATAATTTTGAATCAATTATTTTTGTTTCAAATGATTTTGGTAAAACATGGACACAAATTGGGAAAGATTTACCTTTAGAATCAGTAAATGTAATCCGAGAAGATTCAAAAACTGAAAATTTACTTTTTGTAGGAACAGATCACAATTTGTATGCTTCTCTTGATGCAGGAATTTCTTTTATGCCTTTGGGTAAAGATTTTCCTCGTGTAGCAGTTCATGATTTATCGGTTCAGCCTGTGGCAAATCATTTGGTTGTCGGAACTCATGGACGTTCTCTTTTTGTGATTGATATTGCTCCTTTGCAAAGTCTTTCTGCAACTAAAAACACAGAAAAATCATTCTTTTTACAGAAGGATAAAGTCAAATATAATAAAAATTGGGGTAGAAATTATTGGAGTAAATGGGCTGGAAACTATGAGCCAAATGAAGAAGATAAACAGTTTATTTTCTTTGCTCCAAAAAAATCAAATGCAGAAATTCGTATTTTAGATAAGAATAACATGATTCTTCATTCTGAAAAACTAGAAGCTAACAAAGGTTTGAATTATTGGAATTATGATTTGACAATCAATGAAGAAGCTGCTAAAAAAATATCAAAATCACTTTCTACGAAAGCAAAGACTTTTATTATTTCAAAATCTGATAATGAAAAGTATTATTTACCAATTTCTTCTTATAAAATAGTTTTGATAGAAAATGGAAAAACTACTGAACTTCCTTTTGAGATTGTAGAAAAGTAG
- the dtd gene encoding D-aminoacyl-tRNA deacylase, translating to MIALIQRVTRASVVVEDKIIGEIKNGLLVFLGIAATDTPKTIEWLSKKIVGLRIFSDQDDKMNFSVKDLDADILLVSQFTLYANVKKGNRPSFTDSAPPSLAIPLYEQMIKALEDKLEKTIQTGEFGADMKIDLLNDGPVTICIDTQKYNV from the coding sequence ATGATAGCACTTATTCAGCGAGTTACACGAGCTTCTGTTGTGGTAGAAGACAAAATAATTGGAGAAATAAAAAACGGTTTGCTTGTATTTTTAGGTATTGCAGCTACTGATACTCCAAAAACAATTGAATGGCTTAGTAAAAAAATAGTTGGATTACGTATTTTTTCTGACCAAGATGATAAAATGAATTTTTCGGTAAAAGATTTAGATGCAGATATTTTGCTTGTTAGTCAGTTTACTTTATATGCTAATGTAAAAAAAGGAAATCGTCCTTCTTTTACTGACTCTGCTCCTCCTTCTTTAGCTATTCCACTTTATGAACAAATGATAAAAGCATTAGAAGATAAATTGGAAAAAACGATACAAACAGGAGAATTTGGAGCAGATATGAAAATAGACTTACTCAATGACGGTCCTGTAACTATTTGTATAGATACCCAGAAATATAATGTTTAA